In Scomber japonicus isolate fScoJap1 chromosome 7, fScoJap1.pri, whole genome shotgun sequence, one genomic interval encodes:
- the LOC128361413 gene encoding uncharacterized protein LOC128361413 has product MMKLILSLTLFWTLSSTAEAVECWLGEGVDTSRNFLFPCDTSQLCATIGLQENVTGILQQTTLRLCLPTALFSEGKFTYSYNIGVSDVAASLLLCNTDQCNGQPIAYPGAQPKNNLQCFTCDDRSSTTCTSKVQCAGTEDRCVSGTAEDNEGSFPVYGCATAKLCEIAARLDLLPVPVPIDFPRPPNCCGSNLCNKRGLSKNKGKLTN; this is encoded by the exons ATGATGAAGCTGAtcctgtctctcactctcttctgGACTCTCTCTAGCACAG CTGAAGCTGTTGAGTGTTGGCTCGGTGAAGGGGTTGACACAAGCAGAAACTTCTTATTTCCATGTGACACTTCTCAGCTGTGTGCAACTATTGGCCTGCAAG AAAATGTGACCGGGATTCTCCAGCAGACCACCTTGAGGTTGTGTTTGCCGACCGCCCTTTTCAGTGAGGGAAAGTTCACCTATTCTTACAATATAGGTGTGTCAGATGTGgctgcttctctcctcctctgcaacACAGACCAATGCAATGGTCAACCCATAGCGT ACCCTGGTGCTCAGCCAAAAAACAACCTGCAGTGTTTCACCTGTGACGATCGATCCTCTACTACGTGCACCAGTAAAGTACAGTGTGCTGGAACGGAGGACCGCTGCGTTAGTGGAACTG CGGAGGATAACGAGGGCTCGTTTCCTGTCTATGGATGTGCTACTGCAAAACTGTGTGAAATTGCTGCGCGCTTGGATCTCCTGCCCGTTCCGGTTCCTATTGACTTTCCTCGTCCACCAAATTGTTGTGGAAGCAACTTATGTAACAAGCGTGGTCTGTCAAAGAACAAAGGGAAACTAACAAATTAG
- the gpx7 gene encoding glutathione peroxidase 7: MLPGALTVLLALFSLTESKQKDFYTFKVVNSRGKLVSLEKYRGAVSLVVNVASECGFTEEHYKDLQQLQRDFGPYHFNVLAFPCNQFGQQEPGSDKEIDSFVRRVYGVSFPLFSKIAVIGTGTNNVYKYLVESSGKEPDWNFWKYLIDVNGKVVDAWGPKVPVKEIRPKIADMVRQIILKKKEEL, translated from the exons ATGCTTCCCGGAGCGCTCACCGTGCTGCTGGCTTTATTCAGCCTCACCGAGAGCAAACAAAAggacttttatacttttaaagtTGTGAACAGCAGAGGGAAGTTAGTCTCTCTGGAGAAATACCGGGGAGCG GTGTCTCTGGTGGTGAACGTAGCCAGCGAATGTGGCTTCACCGAGGAGcactacaaagacctgcagcagctccagcGGGACTTTGGTCCGTACCACTTCAACGTGCTGGCCTTCCCGTGCAACCAGTTCGGCCAGCAGGAGCCCGGCAGCGACAAGGAGATCGACAGCTTTGTGCGCAGAGTCTATGGagtctctttccctctcttcagTAAAATCGCCGTGATCGGGACTGGAACCAACAATGTCTACAAGTATCTTGTTG AATCCTCTGGAAAGGAGCCCGACTGGAATTTCTGGAAGTATCTTATCGACGTAAACGGCAAAGTGGTTGACGCGTGGGGACCGAAAGTTCCTGTCAAAGAAATCCGACCCAAAATAGCGGACATGGTGCGGCAGATAATcttaaagaagaaagaagagctttaa